In a genomic window of Phragmites australis chromosome 14, lpPhrAust1.1, whole genome shotgun sequence:
- the LOC133891207 gene encoding uncharacterized protein LOC133891207: protein MPQRIYTTITKDVFDLIHKLCSSAFTVWNTIEGLFRSNELQHAAYFEAEFDSPQQDDMSISYYCASSKHSPTTSVTLLQIPIPHLHERPSYLLLVELHELHDAKMEASQGLFIGHDGSPSSVSGPADAGPSFGSNRNKNGNKKRGRSSGSNSDTSSAPGGTGSAPQQRHAAPGTPWAAGYNRH, encoded by the exons ATGCCACAACGTATCTACACTACCATCACAAAGGACGTCTTCGACCTCATCCACAAGCTGTGTTCCTCGGCATTCACTGTTTGGAATACCATTGAGGGCCTCTTTCGCTCCAACGAGCTCCAACATGCTGCCTACTTCGAGGCTGAGTTCGACAGTCCCCAACAAGACGACATGAGCATCTCCTACTACTGCGCAAGCTCAAAACACTCGCCAACAACCTCCGTGACGTTG CTCCAAATTCCCATCCCGCACCTTCATGAGCGCCCATCTTACCTACTGTTGGTGGAGCTCCACGAACTCCACGACGCTAAGATGGAAGCCAGTCAGGGCCTCTTCATCGGCCATGACGGGTCCCCTTCCTCAGTCTCTGGACCTGCTGACGCTGGCCCTAGCTTTGGCTCCAACCGGAACAAGAATGGCAACAAAAAGCGTGGTCGTAGCTCCGGCTCCAATTCTGACACCTCTTCTGCTCCCGGCGGCACGGGCAGCGCACCCCAGCAGCGCCACGCCGCTCCTGGCACTCCATGGGCTGCCGGCTACAACAGACATTGA
- the LOC133891031 gene encoding putative xyloglucan glycosyltransferase 10 — translation MAPWSGLWGGRAVVAGGDAYPGTPVVIKMENPNWSISEIDNDDEFLAGGWRRRRGKNAKQITWVLLLKAHRAAGCLAWLASAAVALGGAARRRIAAGRTDSDTAEEQEEGGVPAPRSRFYAFIKAFLLLSLFLFAVELAAYVNGRRLAAPAVSFDSLHASWVRFRATYVAPPLQLLADACVVLFLVQSADRLIQSLGCVYIHLKRIRPKPVSPALPDAEDPDAGYYPMVLVQIPMCNEKEVYRQSIAAACNLDWPRSNFLVQVLDDSDDLITQALIKEEVEKWQQYGARIVYRHRVLREGYKAGNLKSAMSCSYVKDYEYVAIFDADFQPHPDFLKRTVPQFKDNEDLGLVQARWTFVNKDENLLTRLQNINLCFHFEVEQQVNGVFINFFGFNGTAGVWRIKALEDSGGWMERTTVEDMDIAVRAHLKGWKFVFLNDVECQCELPESYEAYRKQQHRWHSGPMQLFRLCLPDIIRCKIAFWKKANLIFLFFLLRKLILPFYSFTLFCIILPMTMFVPEAELPVWVVCYIPGLMSFLNILPTPKSFPFIIPYLLFENTMSVTKFNAMISGLFQLGSAYEWVVTKKSGRSSDGDLIVLAPKERKQHKACSTPAAIKEQSMPKQPAPREEPRKKYNRIYKKELALSLLLLTAAARSWLSKQGMHFYFLLFQGISFLMVGLDLIGEDVK, via the exons ATGGCGCCGTGGAGCGGCTTGTGGGGCGGCAGGGCCGTCGTCGCTGGCGGCGACGCCTACCCCGGCACGCCGGTCGTCATCAAGATGGAGAACCCCAACTGGTCCATCTCCGAGATCGACAACGACGACGAGTTCTTGGCCGGCGGGTGGAGACGGAGGAGGGGCAAGAACGCCAAGCAGATCACCTGGGTGCTGCTGCTCAAGGCGCACCGAGCCGCCGGATGCCTGGCATGGCTCGCCTCCGCGGCCGTCGCGCTCgggggcgcggcgcggcgccgcATCGCGGCCGGCCGGACGGACTCGGACACTgcagaggagcaggaggagggcgGGGTGCCCGCGCCGCGGTCGCGGTTCTACGCGTTCATCAAGGCGTTCCTCTTGCTGTCCCTGTTCCTATTCGCCGTCGAGCTCGCCGCCTACGTCAATGGCCGGCGCCTCGCCGCCCCCGCCGTCTCATTCGACTCGCTCCACGCGTCTTGGGTGCGCTTCCGCGCCACCTACGTCGCCCCGCCGCTCCAACTCCTCGCCGACGCCTGCGTCGTGCTCTTCCTCGTCCAGAGCGCCGACCGCCTTATCCAGAGCCTCGGCTGCGTCTACATTCACCTCAAGCGCATCAGGCCCAAGCCCGTCTCGCCGGCATTGCCCGACGCAGAGGACCCCGACGCCGGCTACTACCCCATGGTGCTCGTCCAGATACCAATGTGCAACGAGAAGGAG GTGTATCGGCAGTCAATTGCGGCGGCCTGCAATTTGGATTGGCCGAGGTCCAACTTCTTGGTGCAGGTGCTGGACGACTCCGATGACCTGATCACGCAGGCATTGATCAAAGAGGAGGTGGAGAAGTGGCAGCAGTATGGGGCGCGCATCGTGTACCGCCACCGCGTGCTCAGGGAGGGGTACAAGGCCGGTAACCTCAAGTCCGCGATGAGCTGCAGCTATGTCAAGGACTATGAGTATGTGGCGATCTTTGATGCCGATTTCCAGCCCCACCCTGACTTCTTGAAGCGCACCGTGCCGCAATTTAAG GACAATGAGGATTTGGGGCTGGTGCAAGCGCGATGGACGTTCGTGAACAAGGACGAGAACCTATTGACACGGTTGCAGAACATTAACCTGTGCTTCCACTTTGAGGTGGAGCAGCAGGTGAACGGGGTGTTCATCAACTTCTTTGGGTTCAATGGCACTGCTGGGGTGTGGAGGATCAAGGCGTTGGAGGATTCAGGTGGGTGGATGGAGCGGACAACGGTGGAAGACATGGACATTGCGGTCCGTGCGCATCTGAAGGGCTGGAAGTTCGTCTTCCTCAACGATGTGGAG TGCCAATGTGAGTTGCCAGAGTCATATGAGGCTTACAGGAAGCAGCAGCACCGGTGGCATTCAGGCCCAATGCAGTTGTTTAGGCTATGCTTGCCGGACATCATTAGATGCAAG ATTGCATTCTGGAAGAAGGCCAACTtgatcttccttttcttcctgcTACGCAAGCTCATCTTGCCCTTCTATTCCTTCACGCTCTTCTGCATCATCCTCCCAATGACAATGTTTGTGCCTGAAGCCGAGCTCCCCGTTTGGGTCGTCTGCTACATCCCAGGCCTGATGTCCTTCCTCAACATCCTGCCCACGCCGAAATCTTTCCCATTCATCATCCCATACCTCCTCTTCGAGAACACCATGTCCGTGACCAAGTTCAACGCCATGATCTCCGGCCTGTTCCAGCTCGGGAGCGCCTACGAGTGGGTGGTGACCAAGAAATCGGGCCGGTCATCGGATGGTGATCTCATCGTGCTGGCGCCCAAGGAGCGGAAGCAACACAAAGCATGCTCGACGCCGGCAGCTATCAAGGAGCAATCCATGCCGAAGCAGCCTGCTCCCAGAGAGGAGCCCAGGAAGAAGTACAACCGAATATACAAGAAGGAGCTTGCGCTGTCACTGCTGCTCCTGACCGCCGCGGCTCGGAGCTGGCTGTCGAAACAAGGGATGCACTTCTACTTCCTCCTGTTTCAGGGCATCTCGTTCTTGATGGTCGGCCTCGATCTCATAGGCGAGGACGTCAAATAA
- the LOC133891013 gene encoding AP2-like ethylene-responsive transcription factor CRL5: protein MTNNNGSSNGNGTNAGASGWLGFSLSPHMASSMDDHHHVQQQQQQNHGLFFPSVTAAAAAYGLGAGDAVATSGSYYTPQLASMPLKSDGSLCIMEALRRTDQDHHGPKLEDFLGAAQPQAMALSLDNASSFYYYGGGGGGHHHHGHHGFLQPCVDVYGGSSAPALVADDEAAAAAAATAMASWVAARAESGVLSAAGAGQQQQHHPLALSMSSGSLSSCVTAAHAQHGAGSEYGVVAIDGGRKRGGATGHKQPVHHRKSIDTFGQRTSQYRGVTRHRWTGRYEAHLWDNSCKKEGQTRKGRQVYLGGYDMEEKAARAYDLAALKYWGPSTHINFPLEDYQEELEEMKNMTRQEYVAHLRRKSSGFSRGASMYRGVTRHHQHGRWQARIGRVSGNKDLYLGTFSTQEEAAEAYDIAAIKFRGLNAVTNFDITRYDVDKIMASNTLLPGELARRRKDDEVAVADSSAAALVQATGSTDTWKIAAAMSAAPRANEHNQSHHDVLSGAEAFSVLHDLVAAADGNNAAAHMPMSSASSLVTSLTNSREGSPDRGGGLSMLFSKPSPAQAKPMSPLMPLGSWASPVSARPAAVSIAHMPVFAAWTDS, encoded by the exons ATGACTAACAACAACGGCAGCAGCAATGGCAACGGCACGAACGCGGGGGCGAGCGGCTGGCTAGGCTTCTCGCTCTCGCCCCACATGGCCTCCTCCATGGACGACCACCACCAcgtccagcagcagcagcagcagaaccaTGGCCTCTTCTTCCCTTCCGTCactgccgccgcggccgcctaCGGCCTCGGCGCCGGCGACGCCGTGGCCACCAGCGGGTCGTACTACACGCCGCAGCTCGCGTCCATGCCGCTCAAGTCCGATGGTTCGCTCTGCATCATGGAGGCGCTCCGGAGAACTGATCAAGATCACCACG GGCCGAAGCTTGAGGACTTCCTGGGAGCGGCACAGCCACAGGCCATGGCGCTGAGCCTCGACAACGCCTCCAGCTTCTACTACTacggcggcggtggtgggggacaccaccaccACGGCCACCACGGTTTCTTGCAGCCGTGCGTCGACGTGTACGGCGGAtcctcggcgccggcgcttGTGGCCGATGAcgaggctgctgcggcggctgctgccacGGCAATGGCGAGCTGGGTGGCCGCGCGCGCCGAGAGCggcgttctgtctgccgcgGGGGcggggcagcagcagcagcaccacccGCTGGCCCTGTCCATGAGCTCCGGGTCGCTGTCGAGCTGCGTGACCGCGGCCCACGCCCAGCACGGCGCGGGGAGCGAGTACGGCGTGGTGGCGATCGACGGCGGGCGCAAGCGCGGCGGCGCGACGGGGCACAAGCAGCCGGTGCACCACCGCAAGTCCATCGACACGTTTGGGCAGAGGACGTCGCAGTACAGGGGCGTCACGAG GCATAGGTGGACGGGGAGGTATGAGGCGCACCTGTGGGACAACAGCTGCAAAAAGGAAGGCCAGACCAGGAAAGGCAGGCAAG TTTATCTCG GCGGGTATGACAtggaggagaaggcggcgaGAGCCTACGACTTGGCGGCGCTCAAGTACTGGGGCCCCTCCACACACATCAACTTCCCG ctggaAGATTAccaggaggagctggaggagatGAAGAACATGACAAGGCAGGAGTATGTGGCTCACCTCAGAAG GAAGAGCAGCGGTTTCTCACGGGGCGCCTCTATGTACCGAGGAGTCACAAG GCACCACCAGCACGGGAGGTGGCAGGCGCGCATCGGCCGCGTCTCCGGCAACAAGGACCTCTACCTCGGCACCTTCA GCacgcaggaggaggcggcggaggcgtacGACATCGCCGCCATCAAGTTCCGCGGCCTCAACGCGGTCACCAACTTCGACATCACGCGCTACGACGTCGACAAGATCATGGCCAGCAACACGCTGCTCCCCGGCGAGCTCGCGCGCCGCAGGAAGGACGACGAGGTCGCCGTCGCCGAcagcagcgccgccgccctGGTGCAGGCCACCGGCAGCACGGACACCTGGAAGATTGCCGCGGCGATGTCCGCCGCCCCGAGAGCCAACGAGCACAACCAAAGTCACCACGACGTGCTGTCCGGCGCCGAGGCCTTCTCCGTTCTGCACGACCTGGTTGCCGCAGCGGACGGCAACAACGCGGCCGCGCACATGCCCATGTCGAGCGCGTCGTCGCTGGTCACGAGCCTGACTAATTCCCGCGAGGGGAGCCCCgaccgcggcggcggcctgTCCATGCTCTTCTCAAAGCCGTCCCCGGCGCAGGCGAAGCCGATGAGCCCGCTGATGCCGCTGGGCTCCTGGGCGTCCCCGGTGTCGGCCAGGCCGGCCGCCGTCTCCATCGCGCACATGCCCGTGTTCGCCGCCTGGACCGACTCGTGA